The following coding sequences lie in one Paenibacillus durus ATCC 35681 genomic window:
- a CDS encoding GTP pyrophosphokinase family protein produces the protein MDGRDWGIFMLPYEQTVEELKVKFKTMRAELKKREEYTPIEFVTGRVKRLSSILEKAKRLNVRMEDLEQGIEDIAGIRIMCQFVEDIRRVAEYIRARKDLEVVYEKDYITNYKESGYRSFHMIIRYPVQTALGLKIVLAEIQIRTLAMNFWATIEHSLNYKYRESLPDEIRLRLKTAAEAASILDSEMSSIREEILEAQKTFEENSNTTTQVLHAIHQLYFYHLVNEAIRSQEEFNQIWQRQDMEAMKELLVRVRGMISQAKKDDLPDGL, from the coding sequence ATGGACGGCAGAGATTGGGGCATTTTTATGCTTCCATATGAACAGACAGTGGAAGAGCTCAAGGTTAAATTCAAAACAATGCGCGCGGAGCTGAAAAAGCGCGAGGAATATACGCCGATTGAATTTGTAACCGGGCGGGTGAAGCGCCTGTCCAGCATTCTGGAGAAGGCGAAGCGCCTAAATGTGCGGATGGAGGATCTGGAGCAGGGGATTGAGGATATTGCGGGTATCCGGATCATGTGCCAGTTCGTGGAAGATATCCGGCGTGTGGCCGAGTATATCCGCGCCCGCAAAGACCTTGAAGTGGTATATGAGAAAGACTACATTACCAATTACAAGGAGAGCGGCTACCGCAGCTTCCACATGATCATCAGGTACCCGGTCCAGACCGCCCTTGGGCTAAAGATCGTGCTGGCCGAAATTCAGATCCGCACGCTGGCGATGAATTTCTGGGCGACCATCGAGCACTCCCTGAACTATAAATACCGGGAAAGCCTGCCGGATGAAATCAGGCTGCGCCTGAAGACGGCGGCGGAAGCCGCATCCATTCTGGATAGCGAAATGTCCAGCATCCGGGAAGAAATACTGGAAGCGCAGAAGACGTTCGAGGAAAATTCCAACACGACGACCCAGGTGCTTCATGCGATACATCAATTGTATTTCTACCATCTTGTCAATGAAGCGATCCGCAGCCAGGAAGAGTTCAACCAGATTTGGCAGCGTCAGGACATGGAAGCGATGAAGGAACTGCTCGTACGTGTGCGCGGAATGATTTCCCAAGCGAAGAAAGACGATTTGCCGGATGGGTTATGA
- a CDS encoding quinone-dependent dihydroorotate dehydrogenase — protein sequence MLYRNIAKPFFFKMDPEAAHHLVIGGLEKAAALPGGLSALRLMYGVPETPELAVDLFGLHFHSPVGLAAGLDKNAQAIPGFSSIGFGFMEVGTVTPKGQPGNEQPRLFRLPSDEALINRMGFNNEGAEVMARRLKAETRRTIPVAVNIGRNKTTANEAAHEDYRKCIRTLYPYGDFFVVNISSPNTPDLRSLQHGSELSHLLSEVKQEMELQRGSNGVRKSILVKIAPDVSSAELEYMVHTLTEAGMDGIIATNTTVRREGLTHESASETGGLSGKPLRDRSTEIISAIYRQTNGKLPIIGSGGIFSAQDAYDKIRAGASLVEIYTALIYEGPEVNRRIHAGLRNLLRRDGFRHISEAVGADVQI from the coding sequence GTGCTGTATCGAAATATTGCGAAACCTTTTTTCTTCAAAATGGACCCGGAAGCCGCACACCATCTCGTCATCGGGGGACTTGAAAAAGCAGCCGCCCTGCCCGGCGGACTCTCGGCCTTGCGCCTGATGTACGGCGTCCCGGAGACGCCGGAGCTGGCTGTAGACCTGTTCGGACTTCATTTTCATTCGCCCGTAGGGCTTGCGGCCGGATTAGACAAGAATGCCCAGGCGATTCCCGGATTTTCGTCAATCGGCTTTGGCTTTATGGAGGTCGGTACGGTGACTCCGAAGGGCCAGCCGGGGAACGAGCAGCCAAGGCTGTTCCGGCTTCCGTCTGATGAAGCGCTCATCAACCGGATGGGCTTCAATAATGAAGGCGCGGAAGTGATGGCGCGGCGCCTCAAGGCGGAGACTAGACGGACTATTCCGGTCGCGGTCAATATCGGACGGAATAAGACGACCGCCAACGAAGCTGCGCATGAGGATTACCGGAAGTGCATTCGGACACTGTATCCGTATGGTGATTTTTTTGTGGTTAATATCAGTTCTCCGAATACGCCGGATTTGCGCAGTCTCCAGCACGGAAGCGAACTGTCCCATTTGCTGTCGGAAGTTAAGCAGGAGATGGAGCTCCAGCGCGGGTCAAACGGCGTCCGTAAGAGCATTCTGGTCAAGATTGCTCCGGATGTAAGTAGCGCCGAGCTTGAATATATGGTGCATACGCTGACAGAAGCGGGAATGGATGGTATTATAGCTACCAACACGACGGTTCGCCGCGAGGGACTCACCCATGAAAGCGCGTCGGAAACCGGCGGACTCAGCGGAAAGCCGCTACGGGACAGATCGACGGAGATCATCTCCGCGATCTACCGGCAGACGAACGGAAAGCTGCCGATTATCGGTTCGGGCGGCATCTTCTCTGCCCAGGATGCCTATGACAAAATCCGGGCGGGCGCAAGCCTGGTCGAAATCTATACGGCTCTCATTTACGAAGGGCCGGAGGTGAACCGCAGGATACATGCCGGGCTGCGGAATCTTCTGAGAAGGGACGGCTTCCGGCATATCTCCGAAGCGGTGGGCGCGGACGTTCAAATATAA